From a single Sander vitreus isolate 19-12246 chromosome 4, sanVit1, whole genome shotgun sequence genomic region:
- the cidec gene encoding cell death activator CIDE-3, with the protein MDYAMNTLSLLTPSTLTKCVTASVSASASMTQQLLSGRVPRPKPFRVTNADRSVKKGIMAETLEDLMNKVSDSLSVPCIMALVLDEDGTGVDTEEFFETLPENAVLMVLEKGQSWTLHLNYRDQFFECRPLHRKDVAKLTFDLYKNNPKDFIGCLNVKATLYGVYSVSYDLRCYAAKSMLKEALRWTIFSMQATGHILLGSSCYIEQLLEDDERAEKSLALPQEGRIRQLQSMLLGKISH; encoded by the exons ATGGATTATGCTATGAATACCCTCAGCCTTCTGACTCCATCTACCCTCACCAA GTGTGTGACAGCCAGCGTCTCAGCCAGTGCTTCCATGACCCAGCAGCTCCTGTCGGGTCGAGTTCCTCGGCCGAAGCCCTTCAGGGTCACAAATGCTGACCGCAGTGTAAAGAAGGGCATCATGGCGGAAACGCTAGAAGACCTGATGAACAAG GTCAGTGACTCGTTGAGTGTACCGTGTATCATGGCCCTGGTGCTGGATGAAGATGGCACAGGAGTGGACACAGAGGAGTTCTTCGAGACGCTGCCTGAAAACGCTGTCCTCATGGTGCTGGAGAAGGGCCAGAGCTGGACCCTACATCTG AACTACAGAGATCAGTTCTTTGAGTGCAGGCCACTGCACCGGAAAGATGTGGCCAAGCTGACTTTTGACCTATACAAAAACAACCCCAAGGATTTCATTGGCTGTCTGAATGTGAAAGCAACCCTGTATGGTGTTTATTCTGTGTCCTATGACCTGCGCTGTTATGCTGCCAAAAGCATGCTGAA GGAGGCTCTGCGATGGACCATCTTCTCCATGCAAGCCACAGGCCACATCCTGCTGGGTTCCTCCTGCTACATTGAGCAGCTGCTGGAGGATGATGAGCGGGCAGAGAAGAGCCTGGCACTGCCACAGGAAGGCAGGATCAGGCAGCTGCAGAGCATGCTGCTTGGAAAGATATCCCACTGA